The window GTCCACGGGATCAACGGGTTCGACCGGGTCTACAGGATCGACAGGATCGACAGGGTCCACGGGCTCCACTGGTTCTACGGGCTTTACTGGATCAGGCTCCACAGGTTCTGGTGGTTCTACAGGATCTGGTGGTTCTACAGGATCTGGTGGTTCTACGGGCTCTACAGGCTCTGGCGGATCATCGACTGGGTCGAGCGTCTCTGTCACGGGTGCCGGACAGGTTCTCGTTGGTGGGACAGCTCAGTTTACGGCCACGGTGAGCGGAAGCAGCAGCAACGCGGTCAGCTGGCAGGTCAATGGCGTCAACGGTGGTTCGGCTACTGTCGGAGTGATCTCTGCTGCTGGTCTTTACACCGCGCCGAATAGTTTGCCATCACCAAACACCGTGACGATTGCTGCCGTCAGCGCTGCCGTTTCTACGCCGGGCACGATGACCGCGACGATTCTGAATCCAGTTCCAAATGTGACGAGCGCGACCGCAACGCAAAGCGGCAACTCGACGACGTACACCCTTACGGTGAGCGGCTCCAGCTTTGTGAATGGAGCGCAGATCGAGGTTGGAGGCACTGCGGTTACTACGACTTTTGTGTCAGCGACTCAGCTGACTGCCAAGGTGACGGTCGCCGCGGGAACGACCTCACTTACGATTGATGTTTTGAATCCTACGTCTGGCGGGACACCTTCAGCGCCGGAGTATGCTGCGATTGGCGCTGCGCAGACAACTCTTCCCGCTGCTGCCCGACTGCTCGACCAGGCAACGTTCGGTCCTACGCTGACGGATATCGAACATGTTGAGCAGATAGGAGTTGACGCTTACATTACTGAACAATTCAATACATCGCCGACGCTGTTAGCCACCATTCCTGTTGTACCTGCTGCTATCTGCGCGAATGGAAACTACTGGACCTGCGAGCAGTCGGAGTGGTGGCATACGATGCTCACCGCACCTGATCAGCTTCGACAGCGAGTTGCGTTTGCGTTGTCGGAGATCTTTGTCGTATCAACGGACGCTTTGGATGGCCGCGCTGTCGTGCTGTACCAGAACATGCTGGCGAAAGATGCTCTCACAAACTTTTCGACCATCATGAAAGATGTCACGCTGTCTCCGGCGATGGCGATCTACCTGAATATGGCGAACAGTAACAAGCCGCCTGCGGGGCAGATCGCGAACGAGAACTATGCCCGCGAGATGATGCAACTGTTCAGCACGGGTATCGATGTATTGAATCAGGATGGGAGCCTGCAGCTGGATGGAAGCGGCAATCCGATTCCGGTTTACACCGAAGCTCAGGTAGAGGCCTTTGCTCGCGCGTATACCGGCTGGACCTACGCTACGTCTTCGGGTGGTGTGCCTAGTGCCTTTCCGAACTACACAACTAATTTCTCTTATCCGATGGTTGCGGTTGAGAGTGGTCACGACACCACGGCAAAGACTCTGTTGAACGGCACTGTTCTTCCTGCGGGTCAGACTGCGGAGCAGGATCTTACGGGCGCGCTGGCAAACCTGTTTGCGCACCCGAACGTTGGTCCCTTCATTTGCCGGCAACTGATTCAGCACCTTGTGACAGGCAATCCGAGCCCTGCGTATGTCGCGCGAATCTCCGCGGTATTTGCGAACAATGGCAATAATGTTCGCGGAGATATGCAGGCTGTGGTGCGTGCGATTCTTGAAGACACAGAGGCACGTGCGGGCGATACGAACCCTGCCTTCGATGGCGGCCACCTGCGTGAGCCGATGCTGTATACGACGAACGTGCTGCGCGGGCTCGGCTTTACGTCGACCTCGCCGACTGGTGACAACAGCATGTTGAGCACGTACACGACTGCGATCGGAGAGGTGCCGTATGCCTCCAGCAGCGTGTTCAACTTCTTTCCGCCGAACTACATCATTCCGGACACAACGACAAATTCTCCTGAGTTCAGCCTGGAGAATACGGGAAGTGCCATTCTGCGTCTGACGTTTGCGGACAGTGTTGTCTTCAACAATATCTCCTATTTCAAAGGAGATCTGAGCGCGACCAGCGCGCTTGGGATCACGGCTTCGAAGACTGGCAATGCTGCAACCGATTCCGCCAATCTGGTTGATTCGCTTGGCATCATTTTTATGCATGGCCAGATGCCGACGCAGATGCGTACCGCAATCGTGAACCATGTGGCGGGGATCACGAATATCTCCGAGCGCGTTCGCGTGGCGACCTACCTGGTCATCACGTCCTCGCAGTACAAGATCGAAAACTAGCGATTATCGCAAGAGGAGCAACAACATGAGTTTCAATCGACGCACGTTCATTAAATCTGCATCTCTCGCGGCAGCGGGTAGTGCCGCCGGACTACGTCCGTTTGGTGCTCTCAACGCTCTTGCTCAGAGCGCCACGGATTACAAGGCGCTGGTGTGCATCTATCTTTTTGGCGGCAATGATGGGAACAATACGCTGGTGCAGTTTGATAGCAAAGACTATGCCAACTATTCGAGCATACGTGGGCCACTTGCTATTCCGCAGAGCCAGCTTCTGCAGCTGAGCGCAGCGCCTACCTATGCTGTGCATCCGAATCTGCCGGATATTCAATCTCTCTTTGACAAAAACGCGGCGGCCTTCGTTACGAACGTAGGAACGCTGATCGAGCCGACGAATCGGGCGCAGTACATTGCGAGCCAGTTCAATGGCAATGGGCTGCCAAGTAACCTCTTTTCGCATCCTGACCAGCGGCTCGAGTGGGAGAATGCTGCGGCGAGCACGACCACGCAGACCGGATGGGCAGGGCGCATCGCTGATAC is drawn from Edaphobacter lichenicola and contains these coding sequences:
- a CDS encoding DUF1800 domain-containing protein, whose product is MRSLRFFIRDLRRMHFRNLFLLMTLAAGLLVISGGCAAGGAGSSGSSTGSTGSTGSTGSTGSTGSTGSTGSTGSTGSTGFTGSGSTGSGGSTGSGGSTGSGGSTGSTGSGGSSTGSSVSVTGAGQVLVGGTAQFTATVSGSSSNAVSWQVNGVNGGSATVGVISAAGLYTAPNSLPSPNTVTIAAVSAAVSTPGTMTATILNPVPNVTSATATQSGNSTTYTLTVSGSSFVNGAQIEVGGTAVTTTFVSATQLTAKVTVAAGTTSLTIDVLNPTSGGTPSAPEYAAIGAAQTTLPAAARLLDQATFGPTLTDIEHVEQIGVDAYITEQFNTSPTLLATIPVVPAAICANGNYWTCEQSEWWHTMLTAPDQLRQRVAFALSEIFVVSTDALDGRAVVLYQNMLAKDALTNFSTIMKDVTLSPAMAIYLNMANSNKPPAGQIANENYAREMMQLFSTGIDVLNQDGSLQLDGSGNPIPVYTEAQVEAFARAYTGWTYATSSGGVPSAFPNYTTNFSYPMVAVESGHDTTAKTLLNGTVLPAGQTAEQDLTGALANLFAHPNVGPFICRQLIQHLVTGNPSPAYVARISAVFANNGNNVRGDMQAVVRAILEDTEARAGDTNPAFDGGHLREPMLYTTNVLRGLGFTSTSPTGDNSMLSTYTTAIGEVPYASSSVFNFFPPNYIIPDTTTNSPEFSLENTGSAILRLTFADSVVFNNISYFKGDLSATSALGITASKTGNAATDSANLVDSLGIIFMHGQMPTQMRTAIVNHVAGITNISERVRVATYLVITSSQYKIEN